DNA from Cryomorphaceae bacterium 1068:
ATGTTTTCGACTTTAATACCTTGAGCGCGAAACTATCTGTGAATGCTGTTACAGAAAAGGAAAACCGCTCTTTCAAAGTTAATATGCGCATCGCCTCAGACAGTGCAATCTGGATGAGCATCACACCTGCATTGGGAATTGAAGCTGCCCGCGCAATGATCACCGCTGACAGCCTCAAGTTTATCGACAAGCTTGCCGACAAATACTATTTGGGGGATTATCGGGCCCTGGACTCACTGTTTGGCTACGAAGCACAGTATGAATTTTTAGAAAACCTCCTGGTAGGGAATCCCATCCAAATTCTAGAAGGTGAAAAATACCAGTCCGTGGTAGATGAACTCTACTACGTGATTCAAACAAAAAATCCGCGAAAAGTTCGCAAGGCTGTCGATCTCTCATTCAAACCATCGAAAGAAGACACCCTGAAGATTGAGACGGAAATAGTTAAGCGAAAAAAGCTCAATAAGGCAGTAGATAAGCTCGAAGAGGAAGATTTGGTCATCAAACGATTCTATGTGCGCTCTGATAACTTCCGAGTTGAAAAAGTTCTTATTGAAGATTTACTCACGCAGCGTTCGTTTCGAGTCGAGTATGGTAATTTTCTAGAGGTTGAGGGCAATTATTTCGCCCATGATGTCGATATCTTTATCGATACACCTAAGGAATCAGGAAAATTTGAGTTTTCTTACTCCAGAATAAAAATCAACGAACCCCAATCCTATCCTTTCAAAGTTCCTTCAAAATATGAACCTCTTTTCCGTTAAGCATATACTGTTGCTTTTAGCTCTGTTCGGGGCTTTGATAGCAGGTGCTCAAGAAAAAGAGAGCTTAAAGAAAGAACGCGATAAAATTTCTGAAGAGATCAGTTTCACGAATAAATTGCTTCAGGAAACCCGTCAGAACCGAAGTAAAATGGAGGGGGAATTGGGGCTTCTAAATAAAAAGATAAGGCTTCGCGAAGACCTGATCGGTAGTATCAAGAAGGAAGTACGACTTTACAATCGGCAGATCGAACGGAACCGCGAACAGATTGCCGAATTGGAATCTGAATTGGGTGAGTTGAAAAACCGCTATGCCGATCTGATCCGCCTGGCTCATCGCACCAATCGCACCCAGGATAGGCTTATGTTCATCTTTGCCTCAGAAGACTTTATTCAAGCCATTCGACGAATTCGCTACTTCAGGCAGCTGGCCGACCTGAGAAAACAACAGGCAGAGGATATTGAAAGCACCAAAGAGAAATTGGTCGGGCTGAATCGTGAGCTGAATGACGGCATCAGTTCCAAAAATGAAACACTCGAGCAAGAGCAAAATGCAAAGCAGGACCTTTCTCAAGACCTTTCCAAACAAAAGGAAACCGTCTCTTCACTGAAAAGCGAAGAACGTAGCCTACTGAGTAAGCTGAAGAAACAGGAAAAGCAGCGAGAAAAGGTCAACAAAGAAATCCAGCGAATAATCGAAGCGGAAATCAGAGCTTCGAAAAAAGATAATGCGGGCGTTTTTTCCTTGACCCCGGAGGCGGCAGCTCTTTCTGCTGATTTTGAAAAAAACAGAGGAAAACTTCCGTGGCCCGTTGAACGCGGCGTCATTACCCAAAAATTCGGGGATAACCCTCATCCCGTTTTAGCAGGAATCATGGTTCCCAACAATGGTGTGAACATTGCCACCAATCAAAACGCTCAGATCAGAGCCGTTTTTGATGGAACGGTATCAGGTGTATTCAGCATTCCCGGAGCAGGGAAAAATGTCATTATCAACCATGGAGGTTACCGCTCGGTGTATTCCAATATGAAAGAAGTATTCGTCTCTAAGGGTCAGAAAATTTCAGCTAAAGAAGCAATTGGCCTCGTACTGACC
Protein-coding regions in this window:
- a CDS encoding DUF4292 domain-containing protein produces the protein MRRIIHLIFFFGLSLLILEGCKTKRALTKSPLVPLNEKAIIEQLQSNVFDFNTLSAKLSVNAVTEKENRSFKVNMRIASDSAIWMSITPALGIEAARAMITADSLKFIDKLADKYYLGDYRALDSLFGYEAQYEFLENLLVGNPIQILEGEKYQSVVDELYYVIQTKNPRKVRKAVDLSFKPSKEDTLKIETEIVKRKKLNKAVDKLEEEDLVIKRFYVRSDNFRVEKVLIEDLLTQRSFRVEYGNFLEVEGNYFAHDVDIFIDTPKESGKFEFSYSRIKINEPQSYPFKVPSKYEPLFR
- a CDS encoding peptidoglycan DD-metalloendopeptidase family protein, which translates into the protein MNLFSVKHILLLLALFGALIAGAQEKESLKKERDKISEEISFTNKLLQETRQNRSKMEGELGLLNKKIRLREDLIGSIKKEVRLYNRQIERNREQIAELESELGELKNRYADLIRLAHRTNRTQDRLMFIFASEDFIQAIRRIRYFRQLADLRKQQAEDIESTKEKLVGLNRELNDGISSKNETLEQEQNAKQDLSQDLSKQKETVSSLKSEERSLLSKLKKQEKQREKVNKEIQRIIEAEIRASKKDNAGVFSLTPEAAALSADFEKNRGKLPWPVERGVITQKFGDNPHPVLAGIMVPNNGVNIATNQNAQIRAVFDGTVSGVFSIPGAGKNVIINHGGYRSVYSNMKEVFVSKGQKISAKEAIGLVLTDEVDGKTEAHIEIWKVSEQGTVKEDPAKWIVRQ